TTTTGATGGATATAATTAAAGATACAAATATTCAATTTGTTTCTCGTAGAAAAATATTTTATATAATTTCTGGCCTAATAATTTTAATAGGTATAATTTCTTTATTATTTCTAGGATTTAATTTTGGCATAGATTTTGCTGGAGGTACACTGATACAACTGGAATTTAATCAGGAAAACATTACCGTTGCCGAAATTAGAAATGTATTAGGAGAAATAAATCTTGCCAGTAGTACTATTCAATTATTATCTGATAATGAATTTGTAGTCAGGACAGCCCAAATAGGACTTCAAGAAAGACAGAACATATTAGAGACAATCGAACATAAAATTGGACCTTTTGAGGTATTGAGAGTAGAAATGGTTGGACCGGTTATTGGTGAGAGTCTAAAACGTTTAGCTGTTCTGGCAATTATCTTTGCTTTTATTGGTATTATTTTATATATCACAATTAGGTTTCAATTCAGATATGCCATTACTTCTATTATAGCTTTGGGGCATGATGTCTTAATAGCTCTAGGGATCATTTCTATCTTACAAAAGGAAATAACTATACCTATCATAGCTGCTATACTGACCATTGTGGGTTATTCTTTAAATAATACTATTGTAATCTTTGATAGATTGAGAGAAAATCTAAAGTTAAAGTTACACTCACCTCTGGAGGAGGTAATTGATTTGAGTATAAATCAATCGTTAAGTAGAACCATTAATACCGCTCTTACTACTTTATTACCAGTGTTAGCATTATATTTCTTTGGCGGTACATTATCCGACTTTGCTTTTGTTTTATTAGTTGGTATAACTGTCGGAACCTATTCATCTATTTGTATTGCTGGTCCTTTACTTTTAGAATTAAAGAAAAGAGGTAAAGTATCAACCAAGACCATACCCTCAACCAACCAAAGAGTTAGAGAGCAGGAGGTTAAAATTACTAAAAAAGTTAAAAGTAAAAAGGTGAAAAAAGAGAAACGGCAATAAAAAATTTAGTTAGTCAATTCTAATATCAGGAGGATGAAGCCGAATGGATTTAAGAAATAGAATTAGAAATATACCGGATTTCCCGGTTAAAGGGATACAATTTAAGGATATTACCACATTACTAAAAGATAAAGATGCTTACCGGTATTGCATTGACCAGATTACCCAACACTGTAAAAATTTAAAAATTGATTTTATTGCTGGCATTGAAGCGCGTGGTTTTATTATTGGTGCTCCAGTTTCCTATAATTTACAGATAGGATTTATACCCATTCGTAAAGGAGGTAGGCTCCCATATGAGGTTGAGAAAATTACTTATCAATTAGAATATGGAGAAAATGTATTAGAAATCCATAAAGATGCATTTCAAAAAGGCAGTCGCATCATGGTAATAGATGACTTACTTGCTACTGGAGGCACAACCCTGGCTGTTTTTCAACTTATTGAAAAACTAAATGGTATAGTTGTAGGAGCTGATTTCATTATTGAGTTGGAAATGCTAAACGGAAGAGAAAAGTTAAAGGGATATGAAATATTTTCTCTGGTAAAGTATAATTTATAATATATAAAATGTTAATATTAATATAAGATAGAAAGTTAATTTATCCGTTCTCATCATCCTAAAACATTTCAAAAGAGTATATCAATAAATATTTTCATTATTTGATATTATCAAAATTTCAGAAATTCAGATGCCTTGATTAAGGGGTATTCTTTAAAAACCATAGATGCTAATCTAACAGGATTGATAGGTAAAATTTTAGAGAAAATCTTCATAGATTAAAAAAATAGTTAGAGAAGTTATAGAAGAGATGGCTCCCCTGACAATCCTGAGATAGATTATAAAAATCCAAAAAAATGTATTTTTAAGTATGATAAAGTATTTTCTATTGTTTTATAATAAAACTATTTGCTAATTTAAGTTTTTCTTTCAGAAAGAGTTTGAGTGACAAGAAATAAATTACTAATAATTAATTAGTAAATAATACTGCCATGCACCCTAAGAAGCACACAATATTATATATGGTATACTATATCCTATTAAAGAGGTACTCAAAATAGATAAACCTATTAAAATTGAAACTTTAATTGATAAAATTAAATCTTATAATCCAGAAGCAGACATTGATTTTCTTTGGAAAGCCTATACCTTTTCCCAGGGAGCCCACCAGAATCAGAAAAGATATTCCGGTCAACCATATTTATCCCATCCTTTAGAGGTAGCTGATATATTGGCAGATTTAAATATGGATATTATCACTATTGTAGCCGGTTTGTTACATGATGTTGTAGAGGATACACATGTAAATCTGGAGGAAATAAGCGATGTTTTTGGAGAAGAAGTAGCAATGCTGGTCAATGGAGTAACCAAGTTAAGTAAGATTTCTTTTAGGACCAAGGAAGAAAGACAGGCAGAAAATTTCCGAAAAATGTTTTTGGCGATTGCTGAAGACATCAGGGTTATTCTAATTAAATTAGCTGATAGGCTAAATAATATGCGTACTTTAAAATATATGCCAGCTCCCAAGCGTTTGAAAAAGGCCCGTGAAACATTAGATATTTATATTCCTATTGCTAATAGATTGGGTTTATATCGAGTAAAGTGGGAATTAGAAGATTACTCACTTCTTAATTTAGATCCTAAAAAATATAGTGAATTAGCTAAAAAAGTTGCTAGAAGTAGAGCTGAGAGAGAACAATATATTGAATTTGTTAAAAAGAGAATGGAAGAAGAA
This portion of the Atribacterota bacterium genome encodes:
- the secF gene encoding protein translocase subunit SecF; protein product: MDIIKDTNIQFVSRRKIFYIISGLIILIGIISLLFLGFNFGIDFAGGTLIQLEFNQENITVAEIRNVLGEINLASSTIQLLSDNEFVVRTAQIGLQERQNILETIEHKIGPFEVLRVEMVGPVIGESLKRLAVLAIIFAFIGIILYITIRFQFRYAITSIIALGHDVLIALGIISILQKEITIPIIAAILTIVGYSLNNTIVIFDRLRENLKLKLHSPLEEVIDLSINQSLSRTINTALTTLLPVLALYFFGGTLSDFAFVLLVGITVGTYSSICIAGPLLLELKKRGKVSTKTIPSTNQRVREQEVKITKKVKSKKVKKEKRQ
- a CDS encoding adenine phosphoribosyltransferase, whose protein sequence is MDLRNRIRNIPDFPVKGIQFKDITTLLKDKDAYRYCIDQITQHCKNLKIDFIAGIEARGFIIGAPVSYNLQIGFIPIRKGGRLPYEVEKITYQLEYGENVLEIHKDAFQKGSRIMVIDDLLATGGTTLAVFQLIEKLNGIVVGADFIIELEMLNGREKLKGYEIFSLVKYNL